The nucleotide window TCCATCTTGTCCTGCATTAACTGAAACCCAATGGTCAGCATATTTTGCAACCTGATTAAAGTCAGGAGAGAACACGTACATTTTTGTTCCGTTATGTCGTGCCTCTGCGGCAAAATGAACATCGGGGGTGCGCGTCATATTTAAGTTTGCACCCATAACGGCAAGTAGTTTCGCATTATACCAATCTGCAGATTCATTCACATCGGTTTGCTCTCCCCACGTTTCCGGCGATGCAGATGGAAGGTCGCAATACCAATCATAAAACGAAAGTGATAAACCGCCAAGTAATTGCATTAAACGCGCTCCCGCAGCATAACTTACCATTGACATTGCTGGGATTGGAGAAAACCCTGCAATTCTATCTGGTCCGTGCGATTTTATCGTATGAATATTTGCCGCCGCCATAATTTCCAAAACTTCATCCCACGAAGCACGACGAAACCCTCCTTTTCCTCGAGCGCGCTGATACCGTTGACGCGATTCAGGATTTGATACTAATGATTTCCACGCATCCACTGGGTCTTCATATTCGCGTTTTACTTTTCTCCATAAATCAAGTAATGCACCTCGGATGTACGGATATTTCACACGCAATGGACTGTAAAGATACCACGAAAACGAAATTCCTCGCTGACATCCGCGCGGTTCGTACGGCGGAAGCGTTTTTTCCAACATCGGATAATCGAGACCCTGCATTTCCCACGTTACGATTCCATCTTTGACGTGAATCATCCACGTGCAACTTCCTGTACAGTTAACACCGTGTGTACTTCGCACGACTTTATCGTGTTGCCAACGATTACGGTAAAATTCTTCCCAACTGCGAAGTTTCGGGTCAACTTCATCTTTCACCCAAGGAATTAAACTTTTATTATTCATACATTCGTTAATTTATTTTCTTGAACTAAAATTTTTCGAACTGCGCGAAAACGATTATTCCAAAAGACATCGAACAAACCAAGTAATATCAGCGAACCACCTAATCCGATTAACAGAAAATTGAGTTGCGATGTAGATTTATCCTGGGGATTTCTTTCGAGCGTGCTTTGAAAGTACGCAACAAGCGAAAGAACTTCTTCCGGTTCGAGCGCGTGCGTTTTATACACGGATTGCATTGTCGGAGTTGCCGGAGCAGATAACCATGTTGAAAGCGTTTTTCTGCCTTCGTATCGTTCGAAAACTGTTGTTAATTCCGGCCCTAATGTTCCCCCTCCAAATCCTCCTATGCCAAATGTTGTATGACAAGAAATACACGGCGGTCCTCCATTTGTTAATCTTGTATATCCTAAAAAAATATTTCTGCCGTTTTCTTTATCCTTTGGAGTAAAAGGTCTGTCGCTGATTTGTATCCCCATAAACTGTGATTTTTCTAATTTCGATTCTGTTTCGATGAGGTCGAGAAGA belongs to Ignavibacteria bacterium and includes:
- a CDS encoding cytochrome c, translated to MKLTIDIFRKLFFPKIAIIFVAILMCKTNGISQESADYFKQNCVSCHTIGGGRLTGPDLKNVSQRKDRAWLVKFLLDPKGMLDAGDTYALELQKESRGAIMPLVQGMNKARAEALLDLIETESKLEKSQFMGIQISDRPFTPKDKENGRNIFLGYTRLTNGGPPCISCHTTFGIGGFGGGTLGPELTTVFERYEGRKTLSTWLSAPATPTMQSVYKTHALEPEEVLSLVAYFQSTLERNPQDKSTSQLNFLLIGLGGSLILLGLFDVFWNNRFRAVRKILVQENKLTNV